One segment of Thermosynechococcus sp. HN-54 DNA contains the following:
- a CDS encoding Uma2 family endonuclease: MIALNLRPTLQLTDEVFEQLCRSNPDLRLERTAQGELIAMAPAGSETGYQNADLLGQLWQWNRQMRLGVVFDSSTGFALPNGAIRSPDAAWIAKSRWEQLTPEQRRKFAPICPDFVLELQSPTDDLAFLQAKMQEYISNGAQLGWLIAPETQTVYCYQPGQAVQLLEHPSCLPGEPVLPNFVMDLTLIWD; encoded by the coding sequence ATGATTGCCCTGAACCTACGCCCCACCCTTCAACTCACCGATGAAGTCTTCGAGCAACTGTGTCGTAGCAATCCCGACCTACGGTTGGAACGCACCGCTCAAGGAGAATTGATCGCTATGGCACCTGCCGGCAGTGAAACCGGATACCAAAATGCTGACTTGCTGGGGCAACTCTGGCAGTGGAATCGTCAGATGCGCCTGGGTGTAGTTTTCGATTCTTCTACTGGCTTTGCCTTACCCAATGGAGCCATTCGCTCTCCCGATGCCGCTTGGATTGCAAAAAGCCGCTGGGAACAGCTAACCCCAGAACAACGTCGCAAATTTGCTCCCATTTGTCCCGATTTTGTCCTAGAACTCCAATCCCCCACCGACGACCTTGCTTTTCTCCAAGCCAAAATGCAGGAGTATATAAGTAATGGTGCTCAGTTGGGTTGGTTAATTGCTCCCGAAACCCAAACAGTTTATTGCTATCAACCCGGACAAGCCGTTCAACTTTTAGAACATCCATCTTGCCTTCCTGGAGAACCCGTATTACCCAACTTCGTGATGGATTTAACCCTGATTTGGGATTAG